The DNA window ATGTCAAACGAGCAAGAGTCCATCACGCAAACGTGGCAGACCGTGCTCGATGTACTTGCTACAGACGAGCGAATCACGCCCCCACTCCACGGGTTCCTCAACCTGGTCGTCCCCAAGGGCATCATGGCGGGGACCTTCTACCTGGAAGTTCCCAACGAGTTCACTGCCGGTCAGCTCAACATGCGGATGCGGGCACCGCTCCTCAATGCCATCGGCACTCTGCAGGAAACTCACGGCGCATCGACATTCGCGGTTGTCGTGAACCCCGAGATCATCGACGAAGAGTACGAACCTCTTCCCCAGGCGCCCGTGCAGCAGCAACAGCCGAATTACCTGCCGAGTCCCAACGCTCCGGCCATGCACGACACGGCTCTTCCCGCACGACAGAACGACACCCGGCTGAACTCGAAGTACTCATTCGACAACTTCGTGATCGGCCAGTCCAACAGGTTCTCCCACGCCGCCGCCGTCGCTGTCGCTGAAGCTCCGGCCAAGGCATACAACCCGCTCTTCATTTATGGCGACTCGGGGCTCGGTAAAACTCACCTCCTCCACGCCATCGGTCACTACGCGATGAGCCTGTACCCGGGAATCCGCGTTCGCTACGTATCGAGCGAGGAATTCACCAACGACTTCATCAACTCGATCGCCAACAACAGGGGTTCCGTCTTTCAGTCGCGCTACCGCGACATCGACATCCTGCTGATCGACGACATTCAGTTCCTCCAGGGCAAGGCAGAAACCCAGGAAGCGTTCTTCCACACCTTCAATACCCTGCACGACCACAACAAACAGGTCGCCATCACGAGCGACCTTCCTCCGAAGGCACTCACCGGGTTCGAAGACCGGATGCGCTCGCGCTTCGAGTGGGGTCTCATCACCGACGTCCAGGTTCCCGACCTCGAGACACGTATCGCCATCCTTCGAAAGAAGGCGCAAAGCGAGAAGCTTCAGATTCCGGACGAGGTACTCGAATTCATCGCGTCCAAAGTCTCGTCCAACATCCGTGAGCTCGAAGGAACCCTGATTCGGGTGACGGCATTTGCGAGCCTGAACCGCACACCTGTCGACATGAACCTCGTGCAGACGGTTCTCAAGGACCTGATCACCCTCGACGATGACAACGTCATCTCGCCGGTGGACATCATCAACATCGTCGCCGCATACTTCAAGCTCAGCGTCGACGACCTGTATGGCTCCAGTCGGTCACAAGCCATTGCGACGTCAAGGCAGATCGCCATGTACCTGTGTCGCGAGTTGACGAATCTCTCCCTTCCGAAGATCGGCCAGCTCTTCGGTAACCGCGATCACACCACCGTGATGTACGCGAATAAGAAGATTTCCGACCTCATGCAGGAACGTCGATCGATTTACAACCAGGTCACAGAACTGACCAGCCGCATCAAACAGGGACACCGCTTCAACCGTTAAAGCGGTGCTCAGGCACGGTTAAAGTCCACAGGATGCCGCAGTCTTACACAGTGTGGATAACCCTGTGGAAGAAAATCGGATAACTCGCCTGAGCCTGTGAGTGAAGCCGCTCTTAATGTGCACAACCGGCCTGCATGCCAGTAATGGCAAGGATCTCTCTCCGACCCAACTCCACAACGCGCCAACAAGTAACAACCGTGTGGTTCCCTTTCATTTACTCGCATCGAGAAAGTTATCCACAGTTTCCACAACGGTTAAGACCATTAAAGAATTCTTAAACTTTTAATCCGCCAATAACCTTTTGGCGAGACGGGCCTCGCCCCAACGAGGGTGTGACGTGCTCTCTCAGACCCGGCTAACATGGTGATCCACTCGTACCTTGAAATGACAGGGGATCCCACCGTGCGGTTCAGCGTCAATCGCGATGTCTTCAGCGAAGCGGTTTCGTTCGCCGTGAAGCTTCTGCCCCAACGAACCACCCTGCCCATCCTCAGCGGTGTGCTCATCGAAGCGACCGACTCAGGACTTGTGCTTTCGAGCTTCGACTACGAGGTTTCGGCCCAGACCGAGATCAATGCCCAGGTTGATGAGCCAGGAACGGTTCTGGTCTCCGGCCGGCTGCTCGCCGACATCGCGAGCCGGCTTCCCAACGCACCGGTGGTGTTTTCGACAAACGAGAACCGCATCGTCGTCAGCTGTGGTTCCGCCAACTTCACGCTCCTCTCCATGCCGGTCGAGGAATATCCGAGCATTCCTCAGATCAGCGGGCAAACCGGCCTGGTTCCTGGTGAAGACTTCGCCGCAGCGGTGGCCCAGGTTGCTGTCGCTGCCTCACGGGACGACGTCACGCCGGTCATTACCGGAGTCCAGCTGCAGGTCACCGACAATCGCCTCGGCCTGGTCGCCACAGACCGCTATCGCGTCGCGGTCCGTGAAATCGACTGGGACAACGGAGAAAACACGAACCCAGAAGGCCTCACCGCACTGGTTCCCGCGAAAACTCTGCAGGAGGTCGGCAAGACCTTCGGCCACTCAGCAACGATTTCTGTGTCGTTCACGGCCAAAGACGACCGAGAACTGATCGCGTTCACCGCCGACAACAAGACCGTGACGTCACTTCTGATCAAGGGATCCTTTCCCCCGGTCCGGCGCCTTTTCCCCGACAACACCGATAACTACGCCGTGATCAACACCGGCGAACTGATCGAAGCCGTTCGCCGGGTCTCCCTGGTTCTCGAACGTGAGGCAGCACTTCGGTTCACCTTCACGATCGATGGACTCACGATGGAGGCGGTGGGCTCCGAACACGCCCAGGCATCCGAATCACTCGACGCCCTGCTCACCGGCGACGACATCGTGCTCAGCCTCAAGCCGCAGTTCCTCATCGACGGGCTTACCGCCGTTCGCAGCGAATTCGTGCGCTTCTCGTTTACGAAGAGCGAGAACACGAACAAGCCGGGCCCGATGCTCATCACGAGCCAGTCCTCCAAGGATCAGCCGGGCGCCGACAGCTTCAAATACCTCCTCCAGCCCAACCTCCTCCTGCGGTAACAACCGGCGACGGGATACCGTCGCGCCTGGGCGACACACAGAGCCTCACGAAAGGGCTGACCATGCACATCGGTCTCATCGGACTCGGCAAAATGGGCGGCAACATGCGCACGCGGTTGCGCGCCGCCGGCGTCGAAGTAACAGGTTTCGACCGAAACCCGGATGTCACTGACGTTGCGACGGTCGAGGAGCTGGTCGCTGCACTGCCGGCACCGCGCACGGTATGGGTCATGGTTCCCGCCGGGAAAATCACTGACGACGTCGTCGGCGAACTGAACAACCTGCTGAGCGAGGGTGACCTGGTGATCGACGGCGGAAACAGCCGTTTCACCGAAGACTTCAAGCACGCGGAACTTCTCGCCGGCAACGGGATCGATTACATCGACGCCGGTGTATCCGGTGGAGTATGGGGCCTCGAAAACGGTTATGGCCTGATGGTCGGCGGATCCGCGGCCCAGGTGGAACGGGTGATGCCCGTCTTCGACGCGCTTCGTCCAGAAGGTCCCCGCGAAGAAGGCTTCGTTCACGTCGGAGAAGTTGGTGCCGGCCACTACGCCAAGATGGTCCACAACGGCATCGAGTACGCCCTCATGCAGGCATACGCCGAGGGATTCGAGCTGCTCGAGAAGCGTGAGGACATCATCCGCGATGTTCCGGGCACGTTCAAGGCATGGCAGCGTGGCACGGTCGTCCGGTCCTGGTTGCTTGAACTCCTCGTCCGAGCGCTCGACGAGGACGACGATCTCTCCGAAATCGAGGGCTACGTCGAGGATTCGGGCGAGGGTCGCTGGACCATCGAAGAAGCGCTGGCCAACGCCGTTCCTGTTCCCACAATCTCGGCATCCATCTTCGCTCGCTTCGTGTCGAGGCAGGACGATTCGCCAGCCATGAAGGCGGTAGCTGCGCTCCGCAACCAGTTCGGCGGCCACACCGTAAAGAAGAGCGACGAATAGTCGCGTCGGTGGTTCACAGGTAGCCTGTCTCAGTGATCGTTACCCACCTCAACCTCAGTGAATACCGCAACTACGCGGTAGCTGATGTGGCGTTCGCGCCGGGGGCGAACCTCTTTGTCGGCCGTAACGGCCAGGGCAAGACAAACCTGGTTGAGGCTCTCGGGTATCTCTCGACACTCGGATCGCACCGGGTATCCAACGATCAGGCCTTGATTCGGGCGGGTGCCGATGCCGCGGTGATCAGGGCTCGCCTGCAGCACAATGGCCGTGATCTGCTCGCGGAGGTACAGATCAATCGCAGCGGCGCCAACCGCGCGCAGGTAAATCGGAGCCAAATCAAGCCACGGGAACTGCCCCGTTACTTTTCGAGTGTGCTCTTCGCTCCGGAGGACCTCGGGATCGTGCGCGGAGACCCGTCGGCCAGGCGACGGTTCATCGATCAACTGCTCGTCCTGCACACCCCCAGGCTCGCCGGGGTGATGAGCGATTACGAGCGCACACTCAAGCAGCGCAACTCGCTGCTCAAATCGGCTCGATCGTCGGGACTGAAAGCGAACCAGCTGACAACCCTCGAAATCTGGGACGACCGGCTCGTGGTCTTCGGCTCTGAAATCATCGACGAACGGGTGCGGCTGGTCGAGGCCCTCTCCCAGCCGATCAGGGATGCGTATGCCTCGGTTGTCGGCGATGACCACGGCCCGTCGCTGACCCCACTTCTCTCGATCAACGGTGTCGATGCCGAGG is part of the Mycetocola zhujimingii genome and encodes:
- the dnaA gene encoding chromosomal replication initiator protein DnaA — encoded protein: MAGTFYLEVPNEFTAGQLNMRMRAPLLNAIGTLQETHGASTFAVVVNPEIIDEEYEPLPQAPVQQQQPNYLPSPNAPAMHDTALPARQNDTRLNSKYSFDNFVIGQSNRFSHAAAVAVAEAPAKAYNPLFIYGDSGLGKTHLLHAIGHYAMSLYPGIRVRYVSSEEFTNDFINSIANNRGSVFQSRYRDIDILLIDDIQFLQGKAETQEAFFHTFNTLHDHNKQVAITSDLPPKALTGFEDRMRSRFEWGLITDVQVPDLETRIAILRKKAQSEKLQIPDEVLEFIASKVSSNIRELEGTLIRVTAFASLNRTPVDMNLVQTVLKDLITLDDDNVISPVDIINIVAAYFKLSVDDLYGSSRSQAIATSRQIAMYLCRELTNLSLPKIGQLFGNRDHTTVMYANKKISDLMQERRSIYNQVTELTSRIKQGHRFNR
- the dnaN gene encoding DNA polymerase III subunit beta, producing MRFSVNRDVFSEAVSFAVKLLPQRTTLPILSGVLIEATDSGLVLSSFDYEVSAQTEINAQVDEPGTVLVSGRLLADIASRLPNAPVVFSTNENRIVVSCGSANFTLLSMPVEEYPSIPQISGQTGLVPGEDFAAAVAQVAVAASRDDVTPVITGVQLQVTDNRLGLVATDRYRVAVREIDWDNGENTNPEGLTALVPAKTLQEVGKTFGHSATISVSFTAKDDRELIAFTADNKTVTSLLIKGSFPPVRRLFPDNTDNYAVINTGELIEAVRRVSLVLEREAALRFTFTIDGLTMEAVGSEHAQASESLDALLTGDDIVLSLKPQFLIDGLTAVRSEFVRFSFTKSENTNKPGPMLITSQSSKDQPGADSFKYLLQPNLLLR
- the gnd gene encoding phosphogluconate dehydrogenase (NAD(+)-dependent, decarboxylating), with protein sequence MHIGLIGLGKMGGNMRTRLRAAGVEVTGFDRNPDVTDVATVEELVAALPAPRTVWVMVPAGKITDDVVGELNNLLSEGDLVIDGGNSRFTEDFKHAELLAGNGIDYIDAGVSGGVWGLENGYGLMVGGSAAQVERVMPVFDALRPEGPREEGFVHVGEVGAGHYAKMVHNGIEYALMQAYAEGFELLEKREDIIRDVPGTFKAWQRGTVVRSWLLELLVRALDEDDDLSEIEGYVEDSGEGRWTIEEALANAVPVPTISASIFARFVSRQDDSPAMKAVAALRNQFGGHTVKKSDE
- the recF gene encoding DNA replication/repair protein RecF (All proteins in this family for which functions are known are DNA-binding proteins that assist the filamentation of RecA onto DNA for the initiation of recombination or recombinational repair.) codes for the protein MIVTHLNLSEYRNYAVADVAFAPGANLFVGRNGQGKTNLVEALGYLSTLGSHRVSNDQALIRAGADAAVIRARLQHNGRDLLAEVQINRSGANRAQVNRSQIKPRELPRYFSSVLFAPEDLGIVRGDPSARRRFIDQLLVLHTPRLAGVMSDYERTLKQRNSLLKSARSSGLKANQLTTLEIWDDRLVVFGSEIIDERVRLVEALSQPIRDAYASVVGDDHGPSLTPLLSINGVDAEETGAAPTETRAEPGGLSTADLFRSALAARRKSEVERGLTLVGPHRDDILFELNSLPVKGYASHGESWSFALALKLASAELLRRDSSLGDPVLILDDVFAELDSHRRARLASAVSTFEQVLITAAVLDDVPAELAAHTVHIEAGRILDSSAVGAIESERDSV